A stretch of Usitatibacter palustris DNA encodes these proteins:
- a CDS encoding potassium transporter Kup, with protein MSHPSPSVSYAPKRATAPLVIGAIGVVFGDIGTSPLYALKEAFSPDHGIPLNQHNVLGLLSLITWSMAWVIALKYLVVMMRADNNGEGGILALLALALREVKKSEPRLRWAVISIGIFGAAMFYGDSMITPAISVLSAVEGLAVATPAFGPYVIPIALAILTGLFVIQRHGTARMGALFGPITILWFLCIGAIGAVHVWANPSVLRAFNPAYAVYFFELYPLAGFLVLGAVFLALTGGEALYADMGHFGKKPIRIAWFGLVMPALLINYYGQAAFVLANPAAIKNPFFLMVPAWALLPMVGLATCATVIASQAVITGAFSITRQAILLGYIPRLEIMHTSSRQMGQIYVPFINWLLFVAVVLLVLGFQTSSDLANAYGIAVSATMVIECLLAWVVARRIWKWSSWMTGLVIGSMLVIDLVFLASNSTKILSGGWFPLLIGAGVFTLLMTWRRGRSILFHKVAEQGIPLKPFLQSLELAPPQKVEGSAIFMTANTISVPHALLHNLKHNKVLHEKTVFLTIVTHDVPVVPSEDRVQFERLGTGFFKLEAWYGFQEQPDIDEILNSCRVRYGLGFDLMDTSFFLSRETVIPAELPGMAMWRDHLFAWMTRNATRATDFFNIPANRVVELGTHVEI; from the coding sequence GTGAGCCACCCCTCCCCCAGCGTTTCCTACGCCCCGAAACGGGCCACCGCCCCGCTCGTCATCGGTGCGATCGGCGTTGTCTTCGGCGACATCGGCACGAGCCCGCTTTACGCGCTAAAAGAGGCTTTCAGCCCCGATCACGGCATCCCGCTCAACCAGCACAACGTCCTGGGACTGCTCTCGCTCATCACCTGGTCGATGGCGTGGGTGATCGCGCTGAAATACCTCGTCGTGATGATGCGCGCCGACAACAACGGCGAGGGCGGCATCCTCGCGCTGCTGGCCCTCGCGTTGCGCGAAGTGAAGAAGTCCGAGCCCCGCCTGCGTTGGGCGGTGATTTCGATCGGCATCTTCGGCGCGGCGATGTTCTACGGCGACAGCATGATCACGCCGGCGATCTCGGTGCTCTCCGCGGTCGAGGGCCTCGCCGTCGCGACGCCGGCCTTCGGCCCTTATGTGATCCCGATCGCGCTCGCGATCCTCACCGGACTCTTCGTGATCCAGCGGCACGGCACCGCACGCATGGGCGCGCTCTTCGGGCCGATCACGATCCTGTGGTTCCTCTGCATCGGCGCAATCGGCGCGGTGCACGTCTGGGCGAACCCTTCGGTGCTGCGCGCATTCAACCCGGCGTACGCGGTGTACTTCTTCGAGCTCTATCCGCTCGCAGGCTTCCTTGTGCTGGGCGCCGTGTTCCTTGCGCTCACCGGTGGCGAGGCGCTGTACGCGGACATGGGGCACTTCGGCAAGAAGCCGATCCGCATCGCGTGGTTCGGGCTGGTGATGCCCGCGCTGCTCATCAATTACTACGGCCAGGCCGCGTTCGTCCTCGCCAACCCCGCGGCCATCAAGAATCCGTTCTTCCTCATGGTGCCGGCCTGGGCGCTGCTGCCGATGGTGGGCCTCGCGACGTGCGCGACGGTCATCGCCTCGCAGGCGGTGATCACCGGCGCCTTCTCGATCACGCGCCAGGCGATCCTGCTCGGCTACATCCCGCGCCTCGAGATCATGCACACGTCGTCGCGGCAGATGGGCCAGATCTACGTGCCGTTCATCAACTGGCTGCTCTTCGTCGCGGTGGTACTACTGGTGCTGGGATTCCAGACCTCGAGCGATCTGGCCAACGCCTACGGCATCGCGGTGTCCGCGACGATGGTGATCGAGTGCCTGCTCGCCTGGGTGGTCGCGCGCCGCATCTGGAAGTGGTCCTCGTGGATGACGGGCCTCGTGATCGGCAGCATGCTCGTGATCGACCTCGTGTTCCTCGCCTCGAACTCCACGAAGATCCTCTCGGGCGGCTGGTTCCCGCTGCTCATTGGCGCGGGCGTCTTCACGCTGCTGATGACGTGGCGCCGCGGCCGCTCGATCCTGTTCCACAAGGTCGCCGAGCAGGGCATCCCGTTGAAGCCCTTCCTGCAGAGCCTCGAGCTCGCCCCGCCGCAGAAGGTCGAGGGGAGTGCCATCTTCATGACGGCCAACACGATCTCGGTGCCGCACGCGTTGCTGCACAACCTCAAGCACAACAAGGTGCTGCACGAGAAGACTGTGTTCCTCACCATCGTCACGCACGACGTGCCCGTCGTTCCCTCCGAGGATCGCGTGCAGTTCGAGCGGCTGGGAACGGGCTTCTTCAAGCTGGAGGCCTGGTACGGCTTCCAGGAGCAACCCGACATCGACGAGATCCTGAACTCGTGCCGCGTGCGCTACGGGCTCGGGTTCGACCTCATGGACACGTCATTCTTTCTGTCGCGCGAGACCGTGATTCCCGCGGAGCTCCCCGGCATGGCGATGTGGCGCGACCACCTGTTCGCGTGGATGACGCGCAACGCCACGCGCGCCACGGACTTCTTCAACATCCCCGCGAACCGCGTGGTGGAGCTGGGAACTCACGTTGAAATCTGA
- a CDS encoding META domain-containing protein, producing the protein MKNSPARTCLALAALAATLPACKTLEEREPPPKPLVGTRWEVILELPVNGEQPWIRMGDGRMEGYGGCNRINARYIRDTVGARAIAMGVISAGRRSCDESNLSAERRVVEVLQAVSSYSITADAMSMTGSAGTLRFRAVSDMAGGGIVDLANTRWVAVGMNAQKWLPTGNDREQLGNAPRLEFGGDGRVTGYTGCNNLNGTYKLSGDRLEMVVATTKRACAGPGGEFEGVLAGILIDSPRVSLNGRNIVITGAKGAKVEFQPTVER; encoded by the coding sequence ATGAAGAACTCGCCCGCGCGCACCTGCCTTGCCCTCGCCGCGCTTGCCGCCACGTTGCCCGCCTGCAAGACGCTCGAGGAGCGCGAGCCGCCGCCCAAGCCGCTCGTCGGCACGCGCTGGGAAGTCATTCTCGAGTTGCCGGTGAATGGCGAGCAGCCCTGGATCCGCATGGGCGATGGCCGCATGGAAGGCTACGGCGGCTGCAACCGCATCAACGCACGCTACATCCGCGACACGGTTGGCGCGCGCGCCATCGCGATGGGCGTGATCAGCGCGGGCCGCCGGTCCTGCGATGAAAGCAACCTGTCTGCAGAGCGGCGCGTGGTCGAAGTGCTGCAGGCCGTCTCGAGCTACTCGATCACGGCCGACGCGATGTCGATGACGGGATCGGCCGGCACGCTGCGCTTCCGCGCGGTGTCGGACATGGCGGGAGGAGGCATCGTGGATCTTGCGAATACGCGCTGGGTCGCCGTGGGCATGAACGCCCAGAAGTGGCTGCCGACCGGCAACGACCGGGAGCAACTGGGTAACGCGCCGCGCCTGGAGTTCGGCGGCGATGGCCGCGTCACGGGCTACACGGGCTGCAACAACCTCAACGGCACGTACAAGCTCTCAGGTGACCGGCTCGAAATGGTCGTGGCCACCACCAAGCGCGCCTGCGCCGGACCCGGAGGCGAGTTCGAGGGAGTCCTTGCGGGCATCCTCATCGACAGCCCTCGCGTCTCGTTGAACGGACGCAACATCGTCATCACGGGTGCGAAGGGCGCGAAGGTGGAGTTCCAACCGACCGTCGAACGCTAG
- a CDS encoding zf-TFIIB domain-containing protein produces the protein MSGERTCPSCAGRMQSRALERHVGGLIELDLCFDCHAIWFDQYESGQLAPGAVIEIFRLIHENQDKPARPLADRLNCLHCREKLVFTNDMQRSNKISYYRCAQGHGRFTTFVQFLREKNFVRTLSAPEIQELKATVKQVRCSSCGAAVDLSRDAACAHCRSPVAILDAEAVKRALADLDAKSRGRMNPDAARAAEVMVPARIAQAEAKARRFEHRPVGGLPGVLMTTYNEDANILDLVAQGIDALFD, from the coding sequence ATGAGCGGCGAACGCACGTGCCCCAGCTGTGCGGGCCGCATGCAAAGCCGCGCCCTGGAGCGCCACGTCGGCGGCCTGATCGAGCTGGACCTCTGCTTCGACTGTCACGCGATCTGGTTCGACCAGTACGAGAGCGGCCAGCTCGCGCCCGGCGCCGTGATCGAGATCTTTCGCCTGATCCACGAGAACCAGGACAAACCCGCGCGCCCGCTCGCCGACCGGCTCAACTGCCTGCACTGCCGGGAGAAGCTCGTCTTCACGAACGACATGCAGCGCAGCAACAAGATCTCGTACTACCGCTGCGCGCAGGGCCACGGGCGGTTCACGACGTTCGTGCAGTTCCTGCGCGAGAAGAATTTCGTGCGCACGCTTTCTGCGCCGGAGATCCAGGAACTCAAGGCGACGGTGAAGCAGGTGCGCTGTTCGAGCTGCGGCGCGGCGGTGGACCTTTCGCGCGACGCGGCGTGCGCGCATTGCCGCTCGCCCGTGGCGATCCTCGATGCCGAAGCCGTGAAGCGCGCGCTCGCGGATCTCGATGCCAAAAGCCGCGGCCGCATGAACCCCGACGCCGCCCGCGCTGCCGAGGTCATGGTGCCCGCGCGCATCGCGCAGGCCGAAGCCAAGGCCAGGCGTTTCGAACATCGCCCCGTCGGCGGCCTGCCCGGGGTCCTCATGACGACGTATAACGAGGATGCGAACATCCTCGACCTCGTTGCCCAGGGCATCGACGCCCTATTCGATTGA
- a CDS encoding SRPBCC family protein — MKILKWILIIVVGLVAVFLAVGLMLPSTFRVEREASIKAPADKVYALVADPREWKKWSAWNERDPNMKIVYSGPESGKGAKWSWVSKTEGDGSMEFTNAEPGKVVEFALHFPDMDMSSKGAMKFVGQGNTTMVYWHNEGDVGKNPLARYFALVMDKLVGPDFEKGLANLKKVAEAP; from the coding sequence ATGAAGATTCTCAAGTGGATCCTCATCATCGTCGTCGGCTTGGTCGCCGTCTTCCTGGCCGTCGGCCTCATGCTGCCCTCGACGTTCCGCGTCGAGCGCGAAGCGAGCATCAAGGCGCCGGCCGACAAGGTCTATGCGCTGGTCGCCGATCCGCGCGAATGGAAGAAATGGTCGGCGTGGAACGAGCGCGATCCGAACATGAAGATCGTGTATTCGGGCCCGGAGTCGGGCAAGGGCGCGAAGTGGTCGTGGGTGAGCAAGACCGAAGGCGACGGCAGCATGGAGTTCACGAATGCCGAACCCGGGAAGGTCGTCGAGTTCGCGCTGCACTTTCCCGACATGGACATGAGCTCGAAGGGCGCGATGAAGTTCGTGGGCCAGGGCAATACCACGATGGTCTACTGGCACAACGAAGGCGACGTCGGCAAGAATCCGCTGGCGCGTTACTTCGCGCTCGTGATGGACAAGCTCGTCGGTCCCGATTTCGAGAAAGGCCTCGCCAACCTGAAGAAGGTGGCCGAGGCGCCATGA
- a CDS encoding SOS response-associated peptidase — MCSRYFLDDDGNIISYTFRVPVDDRVKRRYNIAPTNVSPVIRAAPEGGRALAMLRWGLVPYWADDLKVGTRAINARSETVEQKPTFREAFKTRRCLVPATGYFEWKGDPGHKQPFAFTLPDRPMFAFAGLWERWKPRDGGDPVETYTILTTEPNAYAATIHDRMPVILAEGDYDRWLSGTVAEVRPLMRPYANEMGARTVSKLVGNPRNDVPEVLLPD, encoded by the coding sequence ATGTGCAGCCGGTACTTCCTCGACGACGACGGCAACATCATTTCGTACACGTTTCGCGTGCCCGTCGACGACCGCGTGAAGCGGCGCTACAACATCGCGCCGACCAACGTTTCGCCGGTGATCCGCGCCGCGCCCGAAGGCGGCCGCGCGCTCGCGATGCTGCGCTGGGGGCTCGTGCCGTACTGGGCCGACGACCTCAAGGTCGGCACCCGCGCGATCAACGCGCGCAGCGAGACGGTCGAGCAGAAGCCCACGTTCCGCGAAGCGTTCAAGACGCGCCGCTGCCTCGTGCCGGCCACGGGCTACTTCGAATGGAAGGGCGATCCGGGCCACAAGCAGCCGTTCGCGTTCACGCTGCCCGATCGCCCGATGTTCGCATTCGCGGGGCTGTGGGAGCGCTGGAAGCCGCGCGACGGCGGCGATCCGGTCGAGACCTACACAATTCTCACCACCGAGCCCAACGCGTACGCGGCGACGATCCACGACCGCATGCCCGTGATCCTCGCGGAAGGCGACTACGATCGCTGGCTCTCAGGCACGGTCGCGGAAGTACGGCCGCTGATGCGGCCGTACGCGAACGAGATGGGCGCGCGCACGGTCTCGAAGCTCGTGGGCAATCCCCGCAACGACGTGCCCGAGGTGCTGCTCCCGGACTGA
- a CDS encoding carbonic anhydrase yields the protein MKKPTLATLLVTTLGVLGCATAFADASHWTYSGEAGPANWSKGDPKNVMCGLGRNQSPIDIAGGIPAKLEALRIDYRESGGDLVNNGHTIQLDIADGGTLALAGRVFHLKQFHFHAPGENRIQGKEYPLEVHLVHADKDGNLAVIGVMFKDGPANPVLDKLWSATPTKAGDKVVLRAGSAPAAASLLPKSKAYYRFNGSLTTPPCSEGVLWLVMKNPLTASKAQVEKFTKTVGFANNRPIQSVNARPVLQ from the coding sequence ATGAAGAAGCCGACGCTCGCCACCCTCCTCGTCACCACGCTGGGTGTGCTGGGCTGCGCCACCGCATTTGCCGACGCATCGCACTGGACATACTCGGGCGAGGCGGGTCCGGCCAACTGGTCGAAGGGCGATCCGAAGAACGTGATGTGCGGTTTGGGCCGCAACCAGTCCCCGATCGACATCGCCGGCGGCATCCCCGCGAAGCTTGAAGCCTTGCGCATCGATTACCGCGAGAGCGGCGGCGACCTCGTGAACAACGGCCATACGATCCAGCTCGACATCGCCGACGGCGGCACGCTGGCTCTCGCCGGCCGCGTCTTCCACCTCAAGCAGTTCCACTTCCATGCGCCCGGCGAGAACCGCATCCAGGGCAAGGAATATCCGCTCGAGGTGCACCTCGTGCACGCCGACAAGGATGGCAACCTCGCGGTGATCGGCGTGATGTTCAAGGATGGCCCGGCGAATCCGGTGCTCGACAAGCTCTGGTCGGCCACACCGACGAAGGCCGGCGACAAGGTGGTGTTGCGGGCCGGGTCGGCCCCCGCCGCCGCGAGCCTCCTGCCCAAGTCGAAGGCCTACTACCGCTTCAACGGTTCGCTCACGACGCCGCCTTGTTCCGAGGGCGTGTTGTGGCTGGTGATGAAGAATCCGCTCACGGCCTCGAAGGCGCAGGTGGAGAAGTTCACGAAGACCGTGGGCTTCGCCAACAACCGGCCGATCCAGTCGGTGAACGCGCGGCCCGTGCTGCAGTAA
- a CDS encoding exonuclease domain-containing protein — translation MLAPAIAFVDVETTGTSPGGSRITEIAIVRVVDGVLVDEWSTLVNPGRSIPEAIQALTGITNDMVRDAPDFSQVRRDVMQRLEGCVFVAHNARFDYGFVKTELQRAGVSYTADVLCTVRLSRRLDPHAIGHNLDAIVARHGLEDTFDADPLRRAGRHSALGDARVLWRFVQGLYRERGAEEIEAAVKRLLRIPSLPPQLAPDALEGLPDGAGVYRFYGVNDLPIYVGKSVNLRDRIRSHFSSDYRSANDLRISSEIRRIEFEATVGELGALIREAQLVKQLLPLHNHRLRRKEGVCFISLDDFAAPPEIRTNSEIDWGERGMGAGPIYGPFNTRAQIRSTLEDLAAEHGLCWRLLGWEKRGGPCFARQVKRCRGACLGEETPAVHGLRLATALAHWKLRDWPFPGPAYIHEVDAAGGQEALHLFDRWCHLGTARREDEFESLLDSRRELVFDPDVYAILIKHWRAHPAALVPVSRERTAA, via the coding sequence ATGCTGGCACCCGCCATTGCCTTCGTCGACGTCGAGACCACCGGCACCTCGCCTGGCGGATCGCGCATCACGGAGATCGCCATCGTGCGCGTGGTCGATGGCGTGCTCGTCGACGAATGGTCCACGCTCGTCAATCCGGGCCGCTCGATTCCGGAGGCGATCCAGGCGCTCACTGGCATCACCAACGACATGGTTCGCGATGCGCCGGATTTCTCGCAGGTGCGGCGCGACGTGATGCAGCGCCTCGAAGGCTGCGTGTTCGTCGCCCACAACGCGCGCTTCGACTACGGCTTCGTGAAGACGGAGCTGCAACGCGCGGGCGTTTCGTACACCGCGGATGTCCTTTGCACGGTGCGCCTGTCGCGGCGGCTCGATCCGCACGCGATCGGCCACAACCTCGACGCGATCGTCGCGCGCCACGGGCTGGAAGACACGTTCGACGCCGATCCGCTGCGCCGCGCGGGCCGCCACTCGGCGCTCGGCGATGCGCGCGTGCTCTGGCGCTTCGTGCAAGGCCTTTACCGCGAGCGCGGCGCCGAGGAGATCGAAGCGGCGGTGAAGCGGCTGCTGCGCATTCCCAGCCTGCCGCCACAGCTCGCTCCCGATGCGCTCGAGGGCCTGCCCGATGGCGCGGGCGTCTACCGCTTCTACGGCGTGAACGACCTGCCGATCTACGTCGGCAAGAGCGTGAACCTGCGTGATCGCATCCGCTCGCACTTCTCCAGCGATTACCGCAGCGCCAACGACCTGCGCATCTCGAGCGAGATCCGCCGCATCGAATTCGAGGCCACGGTGGGTGAGCTCGGCGCGCTGATTCGCGAGGCACAACTCGTGAAGCAGCTCCTGCCGCTCCACAACCACCGGCTGCGGCGCAAGGAAGGCGTGTGCTTCATCTCGCTCGATGATTTCGCAGCACCCCCCGAGATCCGCACCAACAGCGAGATCGATTGGGGCGAGCGCGGCATGGGCGCGGGTCCGATCTACGGTCCGTTCAACACCCGCGCGCAGATTCGCAGCACGCTCGAGGACCTCGCGGCCGAGCATGGCCTGTGCTGGCGGCTGCTGGGCTGGGAGAAGCGCGGCGGTCCGTGCTTCGCTCGCCAGGTGAAGCGCTGCCGCGGCGCGTGCCTGGGCGAGGAGACCCCGGCGGTCCACGGCCTTCGCCTTGCCACCGCGCTCGCGCACTGGAAGCTGCGCGACTGGCCGTTCCCGGGCCCCGCATACATTCACGAGGTCGACGCAGCCGGCGGGCAGGAGGCCTTGCACCTCTTCGACCGCTGGTGCCACCTGGGCACCGCGCGCCGCGAAGACGAATTCGAGTCGCTGCTCGACTCGCGCCGCGAGCTCGTGTTCGATCCCGACGTGTACGCTATCCTCATCAAACATTGGCGCGCGCATCCTGCCGCGCTGGTTCCCGTTTCCCGCGAAAGGACTGCCGCATGA
- a CDS encoding LysR family transcriptional regulator, with the protein MSTSAEMTAFVRAVEVGGFSPAARELGLTPSAVSKLVTRLENRLGVRLLNRTTRSLALTPEGEAFLHRSQRILADIAEAEDEVARFRALPRGLLRVNVGFSFGLHQLAPALPEFLARHPDVQVELTMSDRVVDLIEDGADLGIRTGTLGDSSLIARHICDLERVICASPAYLKKHGTPKKPDDLLEHDCLRLAPFPALWRWPFDSPEGVRHVEVRGRVTATDAETLMRLAIAGAGIARMIDVVAGEAVREGKLVPILRDSHHVEAVPLSVVYPQGRHRSPKVAAMVEFLVERFGSAPWRAAAIKGRKR; encoded by the coding sequence ATGAGCACCTCTGCGGAGATGACGGCGTTCGTCCGGGCGGTGGAGGTCGGCGGCTTCTCGCCGGCGGCGCGCGAGTTGGGCCTGACGCCTTCCGCCGTTTCCAAGTTGGTCACCCGGCTCGAAAACCGCCTTGGCGTCCGGCTCCTCAATCGCACCACCCGCAGCCTCGCGCTCACGCCCGAGGGCGAAGCCTTCCTGCATCGCAGCCAGCGCATCCTTGCCGACATCGCCGAAGCCGAGGACGAAGTCGCGCGCTTCCGCGCGCTGCCGCGCGGGCTGCTGCGCGTGAACGTGGGCTTCTCCTTCGGCCTGCACCAGCTGGCACCCGCATTGCCCGAATTCCTCGCGCGCCACCCCGACGTCCAGGTCGAGCTCACCATGAGCGATCGCGTGGTCGATCTCATCGAAGACGGCGCGGATCTGGGCATCCGCACCGGCACGCTCGGCGATTCGTCGCTCATCGCCCGCCACATCTGCGACCTCGAGCGCGTGATCTGCGCCTCGCCCGCGTACCTGAAGAAGCACGGCACGCCGAAGAAACCCGATGACCTCCTCGAGCACGACTGCCTGCGGCTCGCACCCTTTCCCGCGCTCTGGCGCTGGCCGTTCGATTCCCCGGAGGGCGTGCGCCACGTCGAAGTGCGCGGCCGCGTGACCGCGACGGATGCGGAAACGCTGATGCGGCTCGCGATCGCGGGCGCGGGAATCGCGCGGATGATCGACGTCGTGGCCGGCGAAGCGGTGCGCGAAGGCAAGCTCGTTCCCATCCTCCGGGACTCGCATCACGTCGAGGCGGTGCCGCTGAGCGTGGTCTATCCGCAAGGGCGCCACCGCTCGCCGAAGGTGGCCGCGATGGTGGAGTTCCTCGTGGAGCGGTTCGGGAGCGCGCCCTGGCGAGCGGCGGCGATCAAGGGAAGGAAGCGCTGA
- a CDS encoding DUF2237 family protein produces the protein MERNVLGGDLLACCFDPLTGFHRDGSCRSAEEDLGTHIICARMTAEFLQFSRARGNDLSTPVPEARFRGLKPGDRWCLCVLRWVEALDAGVAPPIILEATHESALEFVPLDELERHAFETS, from the coding sequence ATGGAACGCAACGTCCTGGGCGGCGACCTGCTCGCCTGCTGCTTCGACCCCTTGACCGGTTTCCACCGCGACGGCTCCTGCCGGTCGGCGGAGGAGGACCTGGGCACGCACATCATCTGCGCGCGGATGACGGCGGAATTCCTGCAGTTCAGCCGCGCGCGCGGCAATGACCTTTCAACACCGGTCCCCGAGGCGCGTTTCCGCGGCCTCAAGCCCGGGGACCGCTGGTGCCTGTGCGTGCTGCGGTGGGTCGAGGCGCTCGACGCGGGCGTGGCCCCGCCGATCATCCTCGAAGCGACTCACGAAAGCGCCCTGGAGTTCGTCCCGCTCGACGAGCTCGAGCGCCATGCCTTCGAGACCAGCTGA
- a CDS encoding DUF2863 family protein: MPRSRSKSPPRFTRDAERLIALSLGLNASGSGAEDRFWEAETSALVAKLLTNGIDGPIDSALDHLYQSNLGAYDTLIELIEAESESLVVMQGDAAWQALLIAVPIVAWSKYSIPSGPIGREDIDALSAQLQGHVLAADAKLVVVPYLQSIDQLPRQFSELRKLAARLGDCAVTGELPRIDFSRLPETAHLLADTRFVLACAAVPRGKPMFRWQEDASGHAGRAHSLEQWIAQARPTLAKLLPGCVFECLLPDAYYVNCRESDRRVRPFGVRAAVSFLEGALMTKAADIRAVVAGFGDDRIDEYRIAFTLPGDNDVAHGVVWPLYGREDENARPGPHDEVLAQLAECGIVDVRKLAGTFSPEFCEDCGAPLFANPEGEIVHAELPEEAESHTAHFH, translated from the coding sequence ATGCCCCGCAGCCGCTCCAAATCCCCTCCCCGATTCACCCGTGATGCCGAACGCCTCATCGCGCTCTCGCTCGGCCTCAATGCGTCGGGCAGCGGCGCCGAAGACCGCTTCTGGGAGGCGGAGACGTCGGCGCTCGTCGCGAAGCTCCTCACCAACGGGATCGACGGGCCCATCGACAGCGCGCTCGACCACCTCTACCAGTCGAACCTCGGCGCGTACGACACGCTGATCGAGCTGATCGAAGCCGAATCCGAATCGCTGGTCGTGATGCAGGGCGACGCGGCCTGGCAGGCGCTGCTGATCGCCGTGCCCATCGTCGCGTGGTCCAAGTATTCGATTCCCTCCGGCCCCATCGGCCGCGAGGATATAGACGCGCTCAGCGCGCAGCTGCAGGGCCACGTGCTCGCCGCGGATGCGAAGCTCGTCGTCGTTCCCTACCTGCAGTCGATCGACCAGCTTCCGCGCCAGTTCTCGGAGCTGCGCAAGCTCGCTGCGCGCCTGGGCGATTGCGCTGTCACCGGCGAACTGCCGCGCATCGATTTCTCACGCCTGCCCGAAACCGCGCACCTGCTCGCCGATACGCGCTTCGTGCTCGCGTGCGCCGCGGTGCCGCGCGGCAAGCCGATGTTCCGCTGGCAGGAAGACGCCTCCGGCCACGCCGGCCGCGCGCACAGCCTCGAGCAGTGGATCGCGCAGGCGCGGCCCACGCTCGCGAAGCTGCTCCCCGGCTGCGTGTTCGAGTGCCTCCTGCCCGATGCCTACTACGTGAATTGCCGCGAGTCGGACCGCCGCGTGCGTCCGTTCGGCGTTCGCGCCGCGGTCTCGTTCCTCGAGGGGGCGTTGATGACCAAGGCCGCGGACATCCGCGCCGTGGTCGCCGGCTTCGGTGACGATCGCATCGACGAGTACCGCATCGCCTTCACGCTGCCCGGCGACAACGACGTCGCGCATGGCGTGGTCTGGCCGCTGTACGGCCGCGAGGACGAGAATGCGCGGCCCGGGCCGCACGACGAGGTGCTCGCACAACTCGCCGAGTGCGGCATCGTGGACGTTCGCAAGCTCGCCGGCACCTTCTCGCCGGAGTTCTGCGAGGACTGCGGCGCGCCGCTGTTCGCCAATCCCGAAGGCGAGATCGTCCACGCGGAACTCCCCGAGGAAGCCGAGAGCCACACGGCCCACTTCCACTGA
- a CDS encoding AraC family transcriptional regulator: MDALSEVLRAVRLTGAAILNADCGAPWGMAVVSTTPLARGHIPDADNPAVFHLVVSGECWLMVGDAAPLRLRAGDVAVLAQGDAHRIGDKPESETVALASLIRAPIAGELVPMVHGGSGARTHVITGIAAADRRLADPLHAALPPVLRANLRGACAVDGLVDAVGLALSGNEAPRPGGMASLARFAELIFIEAIRRHVESIPPGATGWLAGLADRYVGRALALMHAKPGDDWTVEKLGRHVGLSRSALADRFTHLLGEPPITYLSHWRLRLAAQKLALTHRSVEAIATEAGYESANAFSHAFKRAFGKPPTVWRKKARVRK, from the coding sequence ATGGACGCCCTGTCGGAGGTCCTTCGCGCAGTCCGCCTCACCGGGGCGGCCATCCTGAACGCCGATTGCGGCGCACCCTGGGGCATGGCGGTCGTCTCGACGACACCGCTCGCCCGGGGCCACATTCCCGACGCCGACAATCCGGCCGTTTTCCACCTCGTCGTGTCGGGCGAATGCTGGCTCATGGTTGGAGACGCCGCGCCGCTGAGGTTGCGCGCGGGAGACGTCGCGGTGCTCGCGCAGGGCGACGCGCATCGCATCGGCGACAAGCCCGAGTCGGAGACCGTGGCGCTCGCCTCGCTCATCCGGGCGCCGATCGCCGGTGAGCTCGTTCCGATGGTCCATGGCGGCAGTGGCGCGCGAACGCACGTGATCACGGGCATTGCCGCGGCCGACCGGCGCCTCGCCGACCCGCTGCACGCTGCGCTCCCGCCCGTGCTGCGCGCGAACCTGCGCGGCGCGTGTGCCGTGGATGGCCTCGTCGATGCGGTGGGTCTCGCGCTCTCGGGCAACGAAGCGCCGCGCCCCGGTGGCATGGCGAGCCTCGCGCGCTTCGCCGAGCTGATCTTCATCGAAGCCATCCGCCGCCACGTGGAATCCATACCGCCCGGCGCAACGGGTTGGCTCGCGGGCCTGGCCGATCGCTACGTCGGGCGCGCGCTCGCCCTCATGCACGCGAAGCCGGGCGACGACTGGACGGTGGAAAAACTCGGGCGCCACGTGGGGCTCTCGCGCTCGGCACTCGCCGACCGCTTCACGCACCTGCTGGGCGAGCCGCCGATCACCTACCTCTCGCACTGGCGACTGCGCCTCGCCGCGCAGAAGCTCGCGCTCACGCATCGCAGCGTGGAGGCGATCGCAACGGAGGCGGGCTATGAATCGGCCAACGCGTTCTCGCACGCTTTCAAGCGTGCGTTTGGGAAACCGCCGACGGTGTGGCGGAAGAAGGCGCGGGTAAGAAAGTAA